One Dreissena polymorpha isolate Duluth1 chromosome 9, UMN_Dpol_1.0, whole genome shotgun sequence genomic window carries:
- the LOC127846013 gene encoding uncharacterized protein LOC127846013, with protein sequence MDEEQLKKPSVGHECKRKCEVGRPMVCEYNFTVENYFTLSRACHSCPFEEADCFRPHCISTNGLKKNVLAVNREIPGPAIEVCVGDTVRVWVRNRMEDGSATSLHWHGLRQRNSNIMDGASRLTQCDVAPGHDFRYRISFEFLHGKFDLF encoded by the exons ATGGAtgaagaacaattaaaaaaac CATCCGTTGGCCATGAATGCAAGCGCAAGTGTGAAGTGGGGAGGCCAATGGTATGCGAGTATAACTTTACAGTGGAGAACTACTTCACGCTTTCAAGG GCGTGCCACTCGTGTCCATTTGAGGAGGCTGACTGTTTCCGGCCGCACTGCATCTCAACCAATGGCCTCAAAAAGAACGTCCTTGCCGTGAACCGAGAGATCCCCGGGCCTGCAATAGAG GTATGCGTGGGCGACACGGTGCGGGTATGGGTGCGCAATCGGATGGAGGACGGCAGCGCAACGTCGCTCCACTGGCACGGACTGCGCCAACGTAACTCCAACATCATGGACGGTGCCTCCCGTCTCACCCAGTGTGATGTAGCGCCCGGACATGACTTCCGGTACCGCATTTCATTTGAGTTTCTACATGGGAAGTTCGATCTTTTCTAG